In Stomoxys calcitrans chromosome 2, idStoCalc2.1, whole genome shotgun sequence, the following proteins share a genomic window:
- the LOC106090906 gene encoding RNA 3'-terminal phosphate cyclase, producing the protein MPIEFMEIDGKYLEGGGQILRNALSFSCILRRPVRIVNIRANRPNPGLSNQHLFGLNLLVQITDAQVNGNYIKSTEVEFNPNKIKAGKYFVNTQTAASISLVLQCALPVLSFAGAQSELELIGGTNVGMAPQVDFMTEVLRPNLEQFGVSFDFDLMTRGYYPRGGGRCKVHIPPVRCLNPISLTDFGNIQEVTGWCFAAGRLPADLAKSMKISAEQELSVLRGSHQCQLEAYKESPEVARDNGSGVVLKATTNTNCTIGSSSLGEKKVDAQELGAKAGRDLAQLLSHQICVDSYVQDQLILYMALAKGQSKILTTPLTNHTRTAIYVAEKMCGARFTEQKLNENQVLLTCIGIGYVSEK; encoded by the coding sequence ATGCCCATCGAATTTATGGAAATTGATGGCAAATACTTGGAAGGTGGTGGTCAAATTCTAAGAAACGCTTTAAGTTTTAGCTGTATCTTGAGGAGGCCAGTACGTATAGTAAACATTCGGGCAAACCGTCCTAACCCTGGTCTATCTAATCAACATTTGTTTGGATTAAATTTGTTGGTGCAAATCACAGATGCTCAAGTCAATGGCAATTACATCAAATCAACAGAAGTTGAATTTAATCCCAATAAAATAAAGGCTGGCAAATATTTTGTAAACACTCAAACAGCGGCAAGCATATCGTTGGTTCTACAATGTGCCTTGCCAGTATTATCTTTTGCTGGAGCCCAATCGGAATTAGAACTTATTGGTGGCACGAATGTGGGAATGGCTCCACAAGTAGACTTTATGACTGAAGTATTAAGGCCAAATCTAGAGCAATTCGGAGTATCATTTGATTTCGATCTCATGACAAGAGGCTATTATCCTCGAGGAGGTGGTCGTTGCAAAGTTCACATACCCCCAGTGAGATGCCTCAACCCCATTAGCTTAACCGACTTTGGCAATATACAGGAAGTCACTGGCTGGTGTTTTGCTGCCGGACGTTTGCCAGCTGATTTGGCAAAAAGTATGAAAATATCTGCAGAACAGGAATTGAGTGTGTTAAGGGGCTCACATCAGTGTCAATTGGAGGCGTACAAGGAATCTCCTGAAGTAGCACGAGACAATGGTTCCGGTGTTGTACTGAAAGCTACCACCAATACCAATTGCACTATTGGTTCATCCAGTTTGGGTGAGAAAAAAGTAGATGCCCAAGAATTGGGAGCCAAAGCTGGTCGTGATTTAGCACAACTGTTATCCCATCAAATTTGTGTGGATTCATATGTACAAGATCAATTGATTTTGTACATGGCATTGGCAAAGGGGCAATCTAAAATTCTTACTACTCCTCTGACTAATCACACTCGAACGGCAATTTATGTGGCAGAAAAAATGTGTGGAGCCCGTTTTACTGAGCAGAAGCTTAATGAGAATCAAGTACTTTTGACATGTATTGGTATTGGATATGTGAGTGAAAAATGA